A single genomic interval of Patescibacteria group bacterium harbors:
- a CDS encoding sugar transferase produces MKQSELFFSFLLVPLDFLMIILAGISAYYLRFASLATEIRPVIFSLPFGDYFQILLLIAFAWLIIFALAGLYSIKASRRLTAEVYRVILACSTGLMLIVIMIFAFRELFSSRFIVLAGWLLAIVYISFARIIIRLVQRILLRYGIGVHKIVLVGDSNTADALIHEFSGRKNSGYEVVKRLKNFSLEAGEDLAEFLKAGEVDEIIQSDPNLSKAEAIRLFDFADENHIIFKYAADLLGAKVLKTEVSEIAGIPVVEVKKTPLEGWGRIIKRIFDIILSLLFIVIFSPVFIITAVIIKLDSRGPVIYKNERVIKNGTFKLFKFRSMIYHYCVGEDYGNDQALELEKKLIEEKSIKTGPVYKIADDPRLTGAGKFIRRWSIDELPQFFNVLRGDMSLVGPRPHQPREVAKYERHHKKVLSIKPGITGLAQISGRSDLSFEDEVKLDIYYIENWSLLFDIAIMLRTPLAVIRGRKVE; encoded by the coding sequence ATGAAACAAAGTGAATTATTTTTTTCATTTTTGCTCGTGCCGCTGGATTTTTTAATGATTATTTTAGCCGGCATCTCGGCTTATTATTTGCGTTTTGCCAGCCTGGCCACGGAAATCAGGCCGGTGATTTTCAGTTTGCCGTTCGGCGATTATTTCCAAATTTTATTGTTAATCGCTTTCGCCTGGCTGATTATTTTCGCTCTAGCCGGTTTATACAGCATAAAAGCCTCGCGCCGTTTAACCGCCGAAGTTTATCGGGTGATTTTAGCTTGTTCAACCGGGTTGATGCTGATAGTAATTATGATTTTCGCTTTTAGGGAGCTTTTTTCTTCCCGCTTCATAGTTTTAGCCGGCTGGCTGTTAGCCATAGTTTATATCAGCTTTGCCAGAATTATTATCAGATTGGTCCAAAGAATTTTATTAAGATACGGCATCGGCGTGCATAAAATCGTTTTGGTTGGCGATAGCAATACCGCCGACGCCTTAATCCATGAATTTTCCGGCCGAAAAAATTCAGGCTATGAAGTTGTAAAGCGCTTGAAAAATTTCAGCCTGGAAGCGGGGGAGGATTTAGCCGAATTTTTAAAAGCCGGCGAAGTTGATGAAATCATACAGAGCGACCCGAATTTAAGCAAAGCCGAGGCCATCCGGCTATTTGACTTTGCCGATGAAAATCATATTATTTTTAAATATGCCGCCGATTTGCTTGGCGCTAAAGTATTAAAGACCGAAGTTTCGGAAATCGCCGGCATACCGGTAGTGGAAGTTAAAAAAACGCCCCTAGAGGGCTGGGGCAGAATTATAAAAAGAATTTTTGATATTATTTTATCTTTGTTGTTTATAGTAATTTTCAGCCCGGTTTTTATTATTACCGCCGTTATAATCAAGCTTGATTCCCGCGGACCGGTTATTTATAAAAATGAGCGAGTTATAAAAAACGGCACTTTTAAATTATTTAAATTTAGGTCAATGATCTATCATTATTGCGTGGGCGAAGATTACGGCAACGACCAGGCTCTGGAGCTGGAAAAAAAATTAATTGAAGAAAAAAGCATTAAAACCGGCCCGGTTTATAAAATCGCCGATGATCCGCGCCTGACCGGCGCCGGTAAATTTATCAGGCGCTGGAGCATTGATGAACTGCCGCAATTTTTTAATGTTTTGCGCGGCGACATGAGCTTAGTCGGACCGCGGCCGCATCAGCCCAGAGAAGTGGCTAAATACGAGCGCCACCATAAAAAAGTTTTATCAATCAAGCCGGGCATCACCGGCCTGGCGCAGATTTCCGGCCGAAGCGACTTAAGCTTTGAAGACGAGGTTAAACTGGATATTTATTATATTGAAAATTGGTCTTTGTTATTTGATATCGCCATTATGTTAAGAACACCGTTAGCGGTTATAAGGGGCAGGAAAGTTGAATAA
- a CDS encoding ribonuclease HI family protein: MQYNKLTIYTDGGARGNPGPAGIGAVILDEKGDAAAEISEYIGEATNNQAEYKALVAGLAKAKELGALELEVFLDSELVVKQLNREYRVKDKQLAPLFVQAYNISLGFKKIVFKHIRREKNELADKLVNQALDKAGK, translated from the coding sequence ATGCAATACAATAAACTGACAATCTATACCGACGGCGGCGCGCGCGGCAATCCTGGTCCGGCCGGCATCGGCGCGGTTATTCTGGATGAAAAAGGGGATGCGGCGGCTGAAATTTCCGAATATATCGGCGAGGCTACTAATAATCAGGCCGAGTATAAAGCATTGGTTGCCGGGCTAGCTAAGGCTAAAGAATTGGGCGCTTTAGAATTGGAAGTTTTTTTGGATTCTGAATTAGTGGTAAAGCAATTAAATCGGGAATACAGAGTTAAAGACAAGCAGCTTGCGCCTTTGTTCGTCCAGGCGTATAATATTTCTTTAGGATTTAAAAAAATTGTTTTTAAGCATATCAGGCGGGAGAAAAATGAGCTGGCCGATAAGTTGGTTAATCAAGCTTTAGATAAGGCGGGAAAATAA
- a CDS encoding septum formation initiator family protein encodes MMNRRKNNYFKKIFLNQKFLTLLGLAAIILISFPFAKNTLKQYRINKEISELKQEISGLQNKNVDLKNFVSYLESDQFAEEQARLNLGLKKPGEELTVIKTDAGDTSAGTSSGVSIFNIPGYEKTKPEAKKLNPEKWLNYFFK; translated from the coding sequence ATGATGAATCGGCGCAAAAATAATTATTTTAAAAAAATATTTTTAAATCAGAAATTTTTAACCTTGCTCGGCCTGGCGGCCATTATTTTAATAAGTTTTCCCTTTGCTAAAAATACGCTTAAGCAGTATAGGATTAATAAAGAAATAAGCGAGCTTAAGCAGGAAATTTCCGGTTTGCAGAATAAAAATGTTGATTTAAAAAATTTTGTTTCCTATTTGGAATCGGATCAATTCGCCGAAGAGCAGGCCAGGCTTAATCTAGGCCTGAAAAAGCCGGGCGAAGAATTAACGGTGATAAAGACGGATGCCGGCGATACTTCGGCCGGTACCTCTTCCGGCGTTTCAATCTTTAATATTCCCGGCTATGAAAAAACAAAACCGGAAGCCAAAAAGCTTAATCCGGAAAAATGGCTGAATTATTTTTTTAAATAA
- a CDS encoding phosphoribosylamine--glycine ligase: protein MSNDKKPTNGENGNHKKNNGESHELIPKTVEPKKFLFVSLESLSGDLAWSLVKEGHSVKAYIKAKSDADVYDGFVEKVDSWEAYKDWADVILFDDVGFGPIAERLRKQGKLVIGGSAYTDRLEIDREFGQAEMKSHGINILPSWQFNNYAEAIEFIKANPARYVFKPSGNTPSGGKGLLFLGQEEDGKDLLELLEQNKDVWQKKAPLFLLQKYITGVEVAVGAYFNGHDFIYPINVNFEHKRIYPGNIGPFAGEMGTLMYWSSPNNLFRATLEKMLPALKESGYVGYVDINCIVNGRGIYPLEFTTRFGYPTIQIQLEGILNPTGEWLYKMAKGEDFELKTKRGFQIGVRILVESYFSKDDGSDIVDLYHDLAISFKNHHNLEGLHIEDIKNDKGIWRVAGVSGCLLVITGSGTTVEDARHLVYGRVKNIIIPNMIYRTDIGSRWAVDSDRLHTWEYLR from the coding sequence ATGTCAAACGATAAAAAACCGACCAACGGCGAAAACGGCAATCATAAAAAAAACAACGGGGAAAGCCATGAATTAATTCCTAAAACCGTTGAGCCGAAAAAATTTTTGTTTGTTTCGCTGGAAAGCTTAAGCGGCGATTTGGCTTGGAGCTTGGTTAAAGAGGGGCATTCGGTTAAAGCTTATATTAAAGCTAAAAGCGATGCTGACGTTTACGACGGCTTTGTGGAAAAAGTTGATTCTTGGGAAGCTTATAAAGACTGGGCGGATGTCATATTGTTTGACGACGTCGGCTTCGGGCCGATCGCCGAGAGATTAAGGAAGCAGGGCAAATTAGTCATCGGCGGCAGCGCCTATACGGACAGATTGGAAATAGACCGCGAATTCGGCCAGGCCGAGATGAAAAGCCACGGCATTAATATCTTGCCCAGCTGGCAGTTTAATAATTACGCCGAAGCCATTGAATTTATAAAAGCCAATCCCGCCCGCTATGTTTTTAAGCCTTCGGGCAATACGCCTTCCGGCGGCAAAGGCTTGTTATTTTTAGGCCAGGAAGAAGACGGTAAAGACTTGCTGGAGCTTTTAGAGCAGAATAAAGACGTTTGGCAGAAAAAAGCGCCTCTGTTTTTACTGCAAAAATATATTACGGGCGTGGAAGTGGCCGTGGGCGCTTATTTTAACGGCCATGATTTTATTTATCCGATTAACGTGAATTTTGAGCATAAAAGGATTTACCCGGGCAACATCGGCCCGTTCGCCGGCGAGATGGGAACTTTAATGTATTGGAGCTCGCCCAATAATTTGTTCCGCGCCACTTTGGAAAAAATGCTGCCAGCTCTGAAAGAGTCCGGCTATGTCGGCTATGTTGATATAAATTGCATTGTTAACGGCCGGGGAATTTACCCTTTGGAGTTTACTACCAGATTCGGCTATCCGACGATTCAGATTCAACTGGAAGGAATCTTAAATCCGACCGGCGAATGGCTGTATAAAATGGCTAAAGGCGAAGATTTTGAATTAAAGACCAAGCGCGGCTTCCAGATCGGCGTCAGAATTTTAGTGGAATCTTATTTTTCCAAAGACGATGGCTCTGATATCGTGGATTTATATCATGACCTGGCGATATCTTTTAAAAATCATCATAATCTTGAAGGCTTGCATATTGAAGACATTAAAAATGATAAGGGAATTTGGCGGGTAGCCGGAGTCTCCGGCTGCTTATTGGTGATAACCGGCAGCGGCACGACCGTGGAAGACGCCCGCCATTTGGTTTATGGCCGGGTAAAAAATATAATTATTCCCAATATGATCTACCGCACCGATATCGGCTCGCGCTGGGCCGTGGATTCTGACCGCCTGCATACTTGGGAATATTTGAGATAA
- a CDS encoding glycosyltransferase has translation MKVALIHDHLAQDGGAEKVLKILAEMFPEAPIYTLLYEKKNADKYYRHRRIETSIIQRLPGGVTHYQWYMPFMPMAVEFFDLSGYDLVISDSSSFAKGVITSSHTLHICYCHTPTRYLWSDTHQYIQELKYNKYFKKVIFLVLNYIRMWDRLAADRVDEYIANSRFVAKRIKKYYKRESSVIYPPVETDKFKIAERAGDYFLIGGRLAPYKRVDLVVEACKKTAKKLKVFGDGVDLARLKQIANGDKNIEFLGWVDDAAKAELYSHCLAFIYPQEEDFGITAVEAMASGRPVIAYKRGGATETVIDGVSGVFFNEQTVASLAEAINSFDSAKFKPEIIKQHAEQFSVARFKDEITKYIEASWENYKNN, from the coding sequence ATGAAAGTAGCTTTAATCCATGATCATTTGGCGCAAGACGGCGGAGCGGAAAAAGTTTTAAAAATTTTAGCCGAGATGTTTCCCGAGGCGCCGATTTATACTCTGCTTTACGAAAAGAAAAACGCGGATAAATATTATCGCCATCGCCGGATAGAGACTTCTATTATTCAAAGGCTTCCCGGCGGCGTTACGCATTATCAGTGGTATATGCCGTTTATGCCCATGGCCGTGGAATTTTTTGATTTAAGCGGTTATGATTTGGTAATTTCCGACTCTAGCTCATTCGCTAAAGGCGTAATTACTTCCAGCCATACTCTGCATATCTGCTACTGCCATACGCCGACGCGCTACCTTTGGAGCGATACCCATCAGTATATTCAGGAATTAAAATATAATAAGTATTTTAAAAAGGTAATTTTTTTGGTGTTGAATTATATCAGAATGTGGGACAGGCTGGCCGCCGACAGAGTTGATGAATATATCGCCAATTCGCGGTTCGTGGCCAAAAGGATAAAAAAATATTACAAAAGGGAATCGTCCGTGATTTATCCGCCGGTGGAAACGGATAAGTTTAAAATTGCCGAGCGAGCCGGCGATTATTTTTTAATCGGCGGCAGATTGGCGCCTTATAAAAGGGTGGACTTGGTCGTTGAAGCCTGCAAAAAAACCGCTAAAAAATTAAAAGTTTTCGGCGACGGCGTTGATTTGGCCAGATTGAAACAAATCGCCAACGGCGATAAAAACATAGAATTTTTGGGCTGGGTTGACGACGCGGCTAAAGCCGAGCTGTATAGCCATTGTTTAGCCTTTATTTATCCTCAAGAAGAAGATTTCGGCATTACCGCGGTAGAAGCTATGGCCTCCGGCCGGCCGGTAATCGCTTATAAGCGGGGCGGAGCCACGGAAACGGTTATAGACGGCGTTAGCGGAGTATTTTTTAACGAGCAAACCGTTGCCAGCTTGGCCGAGGCGATAAATAGTTTTGACAGCGCGAAATTTAAACCGGAAATTATAAAACAGCATGCCGAGCAATTTTCCGTCGCTAGATTTAAAGATGAAATTACTAAATATATTGAAGCATCATGGGAAAATTATAAAAATAATTAG
- a CDS encoding glycosyltransferase family 1 protein — translation MEQQNQKISNGVKVAIDIRTLMDARYSGVSEYAFNLIKEILRLDNRNEYRLFYNCFGDCASMPEFAGKNVEVIKYNYPNKILNYLFFKFFNYPKIDKELEADIFFMPHINFIGMSSAGKSLITIHDLSFLRYPEFFSRRKNFWHKMINVKKLIKRFDYVIAVSEHTKRDIVELCGISPDKIKVIYPGLGAEFTDIKIAGDKSAAIKRKYDLPDKYILYLGTVEPRKNVDGIIRAYNQLRTCLPDGQGYELRDYKLVIVGGRGWKSEKIYKELEQSEFKADIKFLGYVDAEDKAYLYNSASVFIYPSFYEGFGFPPLEAMASGLPVIASYAASLPEVAGGAALMVNPYNISELALAMREVLTDENLRNKLIKRGLEQAKKFSWEKTAKEYLEILNSL, via the coding sequence ATGGAGCAACAAAATCAGAAAATTTCTAACGGGGTGAAAGTCGCCATAGATATAAGAACTCTGATGGACGCGCGCTATAGCGGCGTGTCCGAATACGCGTTTAATTTAATAAAGGAGATTTTAAGGCTGGATAATCGTAATGAATACCGGCTTTTTTATAATTGTTTCGGCGATTGCGCTAGCATGCCGGAGTTTGCCGGTAAAAACGTAGAAGTGATAAAATATAATTATCCCAATAAAATATTAAATTATTTATTTTTTAAATTTTTTAATTATCCTAAAATAGATAAAGAGCTGGAAGCTGATATTTTTTTTATGCCGCATATAAATTTTATCGGCATGTCTTCCGCCGGAAAAAGCTTAATTACTATTCATGATTTGTCATTTTTAAGATACCCGGAGTTTTTTAGCCGGCGCAAAAATTTTTGGCATAAAATGATTAATGTTAAAAAATTGATTAAGCGGTTTGATTATGTTATAGCCGTGAGCGAACATACTAAGCGGGATATAGTGGAATTGTGCGGCATAAGTCCGGATAAAATTAAAGTGATTTATCCCGGGCTGGGCGCTGAATTCACGGACATTAAAATAGCCGGCGATAAATCGGCGGCTATTAAGCGGAAATACGATTTGCCGGATAAATATATATTGTATTTGGGCACGGTGGAACCGAGGAAGAATGTTGACGGGATTATCAGGGCGTATAATCAATTACGAACCTGCCTACCGGACGGGCAGGGTTACGAGTTGCGAGATTATAAATTAGTAATAGTCGGCGGCAGAGGGTGGAAATCTGAAAAAATCTATAAAGAGCTGGAGCAGTCGGAATTTAAGGCTGACATTAAATTTTTAGGCTATGTGGACGCTGAAGATAAGGCTTATCTTTATAATTCGGCGAGCGTGTTTATTTACCCTTCATTTTATGAAGGCTTTGGCTTTCCGCCGCTTGAAGCCATGGCTTCGGGCTTGCCGGTAATAGCCAGCTATGCCGCCAGCTTGCCGGAAGTTGCCGGCGGCGCGGCGCTGATGGTCAACCCTTATAATATCAGCGAGCTGGCGCTGGCGATGCGGGAAGTTTTAACCGATGAAAATTTAAGGAATAAATTAATCAAAAGGGGATTAGAGCAGGCTAAAAAGTTCAGCTGGGAGAAAACGGCTAAAGAGTATTTGGAAATATTAAATAGTTTATAA
- the recJ gene encoding single-stranded-DNA-specific exonuclease RecJ: MSSRWELKPVIDNDFIKKNPEYNKIILQLLFNRRLTDKPEIESFFQPDKIGLSDPFLFKDMEAAAALAIKHIKEQNLIVVYGDYDADGVTATAALIEILNIFKARAGVYIPGRASEGYGLNKKAIDQLIKIGAKLIITVDNGIRNKEEAAYAESLGLDIIITDHHEPPPDKNDWPDCLIINPKAEDYAYKDLAGVGVAFKFIQGLIKLSKLDEQLKNKLAEKVLDLVAIGTVADMVSLLGENRTLVSRGLEIINRRKRLGIDELIKIAQTNGYGNKKINSFHIGWQISPRLNSAGRLDHANTAYELLITKDKDEALAIAKKLNIKNGDRQKITENITAYCREIIEEKMSGDKILIVCSPNIADASAESWPEGVVGLVAGRLCDEYARPVLAITKIKNEIKGSGRSIDEFNIMEAIEESGRYLEKFGGHAAACGFTLKNEEVLEEFAEEMKKIAGKALAKVELVSKILIEAEINLPDINDELLEALEKFEPFGEDNDKPKFLSKGLEIADKINMGANAQHIKFRFGSIWAVAFSQAENLKDLKIGDKVDAVYYLEFNEFNGRRTAQMKIVDIRNVSCHCEEPIGDEAISQTTRLKKIVFPA, from the coding sequence ATGTCTAGCAGATGGGAGCTTAAACCTGTTATAGATAATGATTTTATCAAAAAAAATCCTGAATATAATAAAATTATACTTCAGCTGCTTTTTAATAGGCGGTTAACCGATAAGCCGGAGATTGAATCATTTTTTCAGCCTGATAAAATCGGCTTGTCCGATCCGTTTTTGTTTAAGGATATGGAAGCGGCCGCGGCTTTAGCCATTAAGCATATTAAAGAGCAAAATTTAATAGTAGTTTACGGCGATTATGACGCTGACGGCGTAACAGCTACGGCCGCCTTAATTGAAATTTTAAATATTTTTAAAGCGCGCGCCGGCGTTTATATCCCGGGCCGGGCCTCGGAAGGCTACGGCTTAAATAAGAAAGCGATTGACCAATTAATTAAAATCGGAGCTAAATTGATAATTACGGTGGATAACGGCATCCGCAATAAAGAAGAAGCCGCTTATGCTGAAAGTTTAGGCTTGGATATTATTATTACCGATCATCATGAGCCGCCGCCGGATAAAAATGATTGGCCTGATTGCCTGATCATTAATCCCAAGGCCGAAGATTACGCTTATAAAGATTTGGCCGGGGTGGGCGTGGCCTTTAAATTCATTCAAGGCTTAATTAAACTTTCCAAACTGGACGAACAATTAAAAAACAAATTGGCGGAAAAAGTTTTGGATTTGGTGGCTATCGGCACGGTGGCCGATATGGTAAGCCTGCTCGGCGAAAACAGGACGCTGGTCAGCCGAGGTCTAGAAATAATTAACCGGCGGAAACGGCTTGGCATAGACGAATTGATAAAAATAGCGCAAACCAACGGCTATGGAAATAAAAAAATAAATTCATTCCATATCGGCTGGCAAATTTCCCCGAGGTTAAATTCGGCCGGCCGCTTAGACCATGCCAACACGGCTTATGAGCTTTTAATCACTAAAGATAAAGACGAGGCGCTGGCCATCGCTAAAAAGCTGAACATAAAAAACGGCGACCGGCAGAAAATAACCGAAAATATAACCGCTTATTGCCGGGAGATTATTGAAGAAAAAATGTCCGGCGATAAAATTTTAATAGTCTGTTCGCCGAATATTGCCGATGCTTCGGCCGAGAGTTGGCCGGAAGGCGTAGTCGGGCTGGTAGCCGGACGCTTATGCGACGAGTATGCCAGGCCGGTTTTAGCAATTACTAAAATAAAAAATGAGATAAAGGGTTCGGGCCGAAGCATTGATGAATTTAATATTATGGAAGCGATTGAAGAGTCCGGCCGGTATTTGGAAAAATTCGGCGGCCACGCGGCGGCTTGCGGCTTTACCTTGAAAAATGAGGAAGTTTTGGAAGAATTTGCCGAAGAAATGAAAAAAATTGCCGGTAAAGCCTTGGCTAAAGTTGAATTGGTTTCTAAGATTTTGATTGAAGCGGAAATTAATTTGCCGGATATCAACGACGAGTTGTTGGAAGCTTTGGAAAAATTTGAACCGTTCGGCGAAGATAATGATAAGCCGAAATTTTTAAGCAAAGGCCTGGAAATAGCCGATAAAATTAATATGGGAGCTAACGCCCAGCATATTAAATTCAGGTTTGGCTCAATCTGGGCCGTGGCTTTTTCCCAGGCGGAAAATTTAAAAGATTTAAAAATCGGCGATAAGGTTGACGCGGTTTATTATTTGGAATTTAATGAATTTAACGGCCGGCGGACGGCGCAGATGAAAATCGTGGATATTAGAAATGTTAGCTGTCATTGCGAGGAGCCGATAGGCGACGAAGCAATCTCACAAACAACTCGGCTGAAAAAAATTGTTTTTCCTGCTTAG
- the lepA gene encoding translation elongation factor 4, whose protein sequence is MDNIRNFCIIAHIDHGKSTMADRMLEITGTIEKRKMRDQVLDRMDLERERGITIKLQPVKMDYQGYALNLIDTPGHVDFTYEVSRSLAAVEGAVLLVDASQGIQAQTLANLYLALEQNLTIIPVINKIDLSAANVEKTKKEIIQLLGCSAEEIILASGKTGQGIEEVLKAVIEHVPAPSYAEASEGKPIIVAAENAPLRALIFDSTYDEYRGVVAYIRVFDGRIEKGDKIMLLATKAKSEALDVGIFKPEYKSTGELKTGEIGYIVTGFKDVGECRVGDTVAWLKSENKINPLKGYDEVKPMVFAGVFPREGNEFDELREAISKLKLNDAALIYEPEHSEALGFGFRCGFLGLLHLEIFQERLSREYNLNLTVTIPSVAYKVYKKNGDNAIIRSPQKLPDPSAIDKIEEPWVSLDIIAPKEYIGAILNLVQEKRGVYKNTEYIDESRVILHYEIPMAAILTDFYDKIKSASSGYASINYEFKGYQPADVVKMDILVAEDAVEALAMIVYRDDAFKRGKDVVNTLKETLPKQMFAIKLQAAVGGKIIAAERISAMRKDVTAKLYGGDVSRKRKLLEKQKKGKKKMEAHGKGKVEIPSDTFVKLLKR, encoded by the coding sequence ATGGATAATATACGCAATTTTTGCATCATCGCCCATATTGACCACGGCAAATCAACCATGGCTGACCGCATGCTGGAAATTACCGGCACGATTGAAAAAAGAAAAATGAGAGATCAGGTATTGGATCGCATGGATCTAGAAAGAGAAAGAGGCATCACGATTAAGCTGCAGCCGGTAAAAATGGATTACCAGGGATATGCTTTGAATTTAATTGATACGCCCGGGCATGTTGATTTTACTTATGAAGTTTCGCGCAGTTTGGCGGCGGTTGAAGGCGCGGTGCTGCTCGTGGACGCGTCGCAGGGCATCCAAGCGCAAACTTTGGCGAATTTGTATCTGGCCTTGGAGCAAAATTTAACCATAATCCCGGTAATCAATAAAATTGATTTGTCGGCCGCCAATGTAGAGAAAACCAAAAAAGAAATCATTCAGCTTTTAGGCTGTTCAGCCGAGGAAATTATTCTGGCTTCAGGCAAAACCGGCCAGGGCATAGAAGAAGTTTTAAAAGCGGTTATAGAGCATGTGCCGGCGCCCTCCTACGCTGAAGCTTCGGAGGGCAAGCCGATTATTGTGGCGGCTGAAAATGCACCTCTTAGGGCCCTGATTTTTGATTCAACTTATGATGAATATCGCGGCGTGGTGGCTTATATCAGAGTTTTTGACGGCCGGATTGAAAAGGGCGATAAAATAATGCTCTTGGCCACCAAAGCTAAGAGCGAAGCGTTGGACGTGGGGATTTTCAAGCCCGAATATAAATCTACCGGAGAATTAAAAACCGGCGAGATCGGCTATATCGTGACCGGCTTTAAAGATGTCGGCGAGTGCCGCGTCGGCGATACGGTCGCTTGGCTGAAATCGGAGAATAAAATTAATCCGCTTAAGGGCTATGATGAAGTAAAGCCCATGGTGTTCGCCGGAGTTTTTCCGCGCGAAGGCAATGAATTTGACGAGTTGAGGGAAGCGATTTCCAAATTAAAATTAAATGACGCGGCCCTGATTTACGAGCCGGAGCATTCCGAGGCTTTAGGCTTTGGCTTTAGGTGCGGTTTTTTAGGACTCTTGCATCTGGAAATTTTTCAAGAGCGCTTAAGCCGGGAATATAATTTAAATTTAACGGTTACCATTCCCAGCGTAGCTTACAAGGTTTATAAAAAAAATGGCGATAACGCGATTATCCGCAGCCCGCAAAAACTGCCCGACCCTTCGGCGATAGATAAAATTGAAGAGCCGTGGGTCAGTCTGGATATTATCGCGCCCAAAGAATATATCGGAGCGATTTTGAATTTAGTGCAAGAAAAACGCGGCGTTTATAAAAATACCGAATATATTGACGAGAGCCGGGTGATTTTGCATTACGAAATTCCCATGGCGGCGATCTTAACGGATTTTTATGACAAGATTAAAAGCGCCAGCTCCGGCTATGCTTCCATAAATTATGAATTTAAAGGCTATCAGCCGGCCGATGTGGTTAAAATGGATATTTTAGTGGCCGAAGACGCGGTTGAGGCTTTAGCCATGATAGTTTATCGCGACGATGCTTTTAAGCGGGGGAAAGACGTGGTTAATACTTTAAAAGAAACTTTGCCCAAACAAATGTTCGCTATTAAATTGCAGGCGGCGGTCGGCGGGAAAATTATCGCGGCCGAAAGGATTTCCGCCATGCGCAAAGACGTAACGGCTAAATTATACGGCGGCGATGTTTCGCGCAAAAGAAAATTATTGGAAAAGCAGAAAAAAGGCAAAAAGAAGATGGAAGCTCACGGCAAAGGCAAGGTGGAAATTCCCAGCGATACTTTTGTAAAATTGTTAAAAAGGTAA